In Bombus huntii isolate Logan2020A chromosome 3, iyBomHunt1.1, whole genome shotgun sequence, a single genomic region encodes these proteins:
- the LOC126863957 gene encoding tuftelin-interacting protein 11, with translation MSEDEVESFEITDYDLENEFNINRPRRKLSKKQQMLGIWGDDSDEDELSARPSFKTFDKGPKNYTTPVNFVAGGIQQAGKPKEETEDKDDDESDNESKSQKEFPNSSSSEDEKPSSVHQRTSFSLNTDGDIAGLRKKKHKVNPLLMQSGMGSWEVYTKGIGAKLLLQMGFEPGKGLGKQLQGISAPVEAHLRKGRGAIGAYGPEKGPKVAEKKKDEEIEEGKDPKAKLSQWRKGDGNTAKKKVNYIYRSVDQVLEDGKLKPNKKVRISNEMSRVKVIDMTGPEQRILSGYHAIAGGQQRPDENVVVTDKKSKVNFALPELQHNLNILVDMCEQDIIQNDRRTRHLSDRVIALEAEKKNLSKVIDQHGQLIDTLENVLAIVDRLMDETNQLTLQETADAFKDLQDKYYEEYKMYELGELASSFVGPKIKDCLISWNPLMQPKQCIKLFDQWKSILESGNTTTLQTRTMHPYDHLVWNSWMPSIRGAIQQWTCRQPEPLIELIEHWIPLLPNWILENILDMLVLPKLTLEVEEWNPLTDTVPIHTWIHPWLPLLRNRLDTLIYPIIRRKLGSALGGWHPSDRSARLMLQPWSNVFAKGDMEAFLVKNIIPKLQIALSEFVINPHQQHLDQWNWVYEWKDLLPSHIMAGLLDKFFFPKWLQVLALWLNHSPNYDQVTNWYMGWKSMLSEKILAEPLVKEHFKKALEIMNRAVSVPQSHQPGAMEQVSYLTSLERSQPTMSQMPSTAQPRMERLAEAVRTASQIPHGFKDLVQKKCEEKGILFMPIPNRYREAKQVYKVGNVQAYIDGNVLFVCHNGMNWMPTHLNALLDMSEL, from the exons ATGTCGGAAGACGAAGTAGAAAGCTTTGAAATCACGGATTACGaccttgaaaatgaatttaatattaatcgtCCCAGGCgtaaattatcaaaaaagCAACAAATGCTTG gTATTTGGGGCGATGATAGCGACGAAGATGAATTATCTGCTAGACCATCGTTTAAAACATTTGATAAAGGACCAAAGAATTATACGACCCCTGTAAATTTTGTAGCAGGTGGTATTCAACAAGCTGGAAAGCCTAAAGAGGAGACAGAGGACAAAGATGACGATGAAAGCGACAACGAGAGTAAATCACAAAAAGAATTTCCAAATAGTTCCAG TTCTGAAGATGAAAAGCCGAGTTCTGTGCATCAACGTACGTCGTTTTCGTTAAATACGGATGGGGATATTGCAGGTTTACGAAAAAAGAAGCATAAAGTAAATCCCTTATTAATGCAAAGTGGGATGGGGAGTTGGGAAGTCTATACAAAAGGTATTGGTGCCAAGTTGTTGCTACAg ATGGGTTTTGAACCTGGAAAAGGATTGGGTAAACAGTTACAAGGAATAAGCGCGCCAGTTGAAGCGCATCTGAGGAAAGGTAGAGGTGCGATTGGTGCTTATGGACCGGAAAAAGGTCCTAAAGTTgcagaaaagaagaaagacgaagaaaTAGAAGAAGGGAAAGACCCCAAAGCTAAGTTATCACAGTGGAGGAAAGGAGATGGAAATACTGCtaagaaaaaagtaaattatatatatcgaAGTGTTGATCAAGTTTTGGAAGATGGGAAATTGAAACCTAACAAAAAGGTAAGAATATCCAACGAGATGAGTAGGGTTAAAGTTATAGATATGACTGGACCGGAACAAAGAATTCTCAGTGGATATCATGCTATAGCTGGGGGTCAACAGCGACCCGACGAAAACGTCGTAGTTACCGATAAAAAGTCCAAAGTTAATTTTGCATTGCCAGAACTTCAGCATAATTTAAACATACTTGTGGATATGTGTGAGCAAGatattatacaaaacgatAGAAGGACACGGCATCTAAGCGATAGAGTAATTGCGCTAGAGGCAGAAAAGAAAAACTTGTCTAAAGTTATAGATCAACACGGTCAATTAATAGATACGTTAGAAAACGTTCTTGCGATCGTAGACAGATTGATGGATGAAACAAAtcaattaacgttacaagaaACTGCGGACGCTTTTAAAGATTTACAAGATAAATATTACGAGGaatataaaatgtacgaaCTCGGTGAATTAGCTAGCAGTTTTGTTGGtccaaaaataaaagattgttTAATTAGTTGGAATCCATTGATGCAACCAAAACAATGTATTAAATTATTCGATCAATGGAAAAGTATCTTAGAGAGTGGTAACACCACCACTCTTCAGACAAGAACTATGCACCCGTATGATCATCTTGTCTGGAATTCGTGGATGCCATCAATCAGAGGTGCTATACA gCAGTGGACATGTAGGCAGCCAGAACCACTAATTGAATTAATAGAACATTGGATCCCATTACTTCCAAATTggatattagaaaatattttagatatgCTAGTTCTCCCCAAACTTACCTTGGAAGTAGAAGAATGGAATCCCCTTACTGATACAGTGCCTATTCACACATGGATTCATCCTTGGTTACCACTTTTAC gaaATCGTTTAGACACTTTAATATATCCAATAATACGACGTAAATTAGGATCCGCATTGGGTGGCTGGCACCCATCCGACAGGTCTGCCAGATTAATGTTACAACCATGGTCCAATGTTTTCGCAAAAGGAGATATGGAAGCCTTCCTAGTGAAAAATATCATCCCAAAATTGCAAATAGcactttcagaatttgttatAAATCCCCATCAGCAACATTTAGATCAATGGAACTGGGTATATGAATGGAAGGACTTACTTCCATCTCATATAATGGCAGGCCTGTTGGATAAATTCTTTTTCCCTAAATGGTTACAAGTTTTGGCCTTGTGGCTAAATCATTCTCCTAACTATGATCAAGTTACAAATTGGTATATGGGATGGAAAAGTATGTTGAGTGAAAAAATATTGGCCGAACCGCTGGTAAAAG AACATTTCAAAAAAGCGTTAGAAATAATGAATAGAGCAGTTTCCGTGCCACAGAGTCACCAACCGGGTGCAATGGAACAAGTTTCCTATTTAACGAGCTTAGAAAGAAGTCAACCTACTATGTCACAAATGCCTTCAACAGCTCAACCAAGAATGGAG AGGCTTGCCGAAGCAGTTAGGACAGCATCGCAAATACCTCACGGTTTCAAAGACCTTGTTCAAAAGAAGTGCGAGGAAAAAGGTATATTGTTTATGCCAATACCGAATCGGTATAGGGAAGCAAAACAAGTTTATAAAGTTGGTAATGTCCAAGCTTATATAGATGGAAATGTTTTATTCGTTTGTCACAATGGCATGAATTGGATGCCAACACATCTAAATGCTTTACTAGACATGTCTGAACTTTAg
- the LOC126863961 gene encoding eukaryotic peptide chain release factor GTP-binding subunit ERF3A isoform X1, translating to MANSVAPDSWEQQADNGDIGPPQDKSIESKFSTLNVNAAEFVPSFCINSSPQNSNTADSSCNVAVMMNSVTTSMPPEIHHGNTTPVVLPDPVGNRVEEPPAGGGAPPPNVTDQMNTSPEHQPADSWEEAAVDGDPLLTPENEEVRRSFYAENEEDEEMVVKIPKKKPVKVTEDTKSKKEHVNVVFIGHVDAGKSTIGGQIMALTGMVDKRTLEKYEREAKERSRETWYLSWALDTNQEEREKGKTVEVGRAYFETERKHFTILDAPGHKSFVPNMIGGAAQADLAVLVISARKGEFETGFDRGGQTREHAMLAKTAGVKHLVVLVNKMDDPTVEWDERRYNECRDKILPYLRKLGFNPAKDLTFMPVSGQLGYGLKDPIPEHLCTWYTGPPFISFIDSLPSLNRKNNGPFIMPIVDKYKDMGTVVMGKVEAGEAKKGQSLLVMPNRTAVTVDQLWSDDEEVTSVGPGENVKIKLKGIEEEDVSPGFVLCDSNNPIKTGKVFDAQVVILEHKSIICAGYSAVMHIHCAAEEVRVKALICLVDKKTGDKSKTRPRFVKQDQVAIMRIECAGVICLERFKLFPQMGRFTLRDENKTIAIGKVLKVVE from the exons ATGGCGAACAGTGTAGCACCAGATTCATGGGAACAGCAGGCGGATAACGGAGACATCGGTCCACCACAGGATAAGTCCATCGAAAGCAAATTTTCCACTCTGAATGTAAATGCTGCGGAATTCGTGCCTTCTTTCTGCATTAATTCTTCACCGCAGAACAGTAATACGGCCGACAGTTCCTGCAATGTTGCTGTCATGATGAATTCTGTAACCACTTCTATGCCTCCTGAAATACATCATG GTAATACTACGCCAGTAGTTCTACCAGATCCAGTGGGCAATCGTGTGGAGGAACCACCTGCTGGAGGAGGGGCTCCACCTCCGAATGTTACCGATCAAATGAATACTAGCCCAGAACATCAACCAGCTGATTCATGGGAAGAAGCAGCGGTAGATGGCGATCCTCTTTTAACTCCTGAAAATGAAGAAGTACGCCGAAgcttttat GCTGAAAACGAAGAGGATGAAGAAATGGTTGTTAAAATCCCTAAGAAAAAGCCTGTTAAAGTAACGGAAGATACTAAGAGTAAAAAGGAACATGTTAACGTAGTTTTTATTGGGCACGTTG ATGCAGGAAAATCAACGATCGGAGGCCAGATTATGGCATTGACAGGAATGGTTGATAAAAGAACTTTAGAAAAGTACGAAAGAGAAGCGAAAGAAAGGAGTAGAGAGACTTGGTATCTGAGTTGGGCTCTAGATACGAACCAAGAAGAACGAGAGAAAGGGAAGACTGTGGAAGTCGGTAGAGCGTATTTTGAAACCGAGCGAAAGCATTTCACAATTTTAGATGCGCCTGGTCATAAGAGTTTTGTACCTAATATGATTGGCGGAGCTGCACAAGCTGATCTCGCGGTGTTAGTTATTTCTGCGCGGAAAGGAGAATTCGAAACCGGTTTCGATAGAGGCGGTCAAACAAGGGAACATGCGATGCTGGCTAAAACTGCTGGTGTTAAACATCTGGTTGTGCTAGTGAATAAAATGGATGACCCAACCGTAGAGTGGGATGAAAGAAGATACAACGAGTGCAG GGATAAAATATTACCATACCTCCGTAAATTGGGATTTAATCCTGCTAAAGATCTTACGTTCATGCCAGTCTCAGGACAGCTTGGTTACGGTTTGAAAGATCCGATACCAGAACATCTTTGTACATGGTACACTGGTCCGCCATTTATATCCTTCATCGATTCCCTACCTTCGCttaatcgtaaaaataatgggCCTTTCATCATGCCCATTGTtgataaatataaagatatgGGAACAGTGGTAATGGGAAAGGTCGAGGCTGGAGAAGCGAAAAAAGGACAATCGCTACTTGTTATGCCGAATAGG ACGGCAGTGACGGTAGATCAGTTGTGGTCCGATGACGAAGAAGTGACATCGGTTGGACCTGGCGAGAACGtaaagattaaattaaaagGCATCGAAGAAGAAGACGTAAGCCCTGGATTTGTTCTTTGTGACAGCAACAATCCGATAAAAACAGGAAAAGTGTTCGACGCTCAAGTTGTAATTTTGGAGCATAAGAGCATTATCTGCGCTGGCTATAGTGCTGTGATGCACATTCACTGTGCAGCGGAAGAAGTTAGAGTGAAAGCATTGATCTGTTTGGTCGACAAAAAGACTGGGGATAAAAGTAAAACCAGGCCGAGGTTCGTCAAACAGGATCAAGTGGCAATAATGAGAATCGAATGCGCAGGTGTCATTTGCCTTGAAAGATTTAAGCTATTTCCACAGATGGGACGTTTCACCCTTAGGGATGAAA ATAAGACTATTGCAATTGGCAAGGTGCTGAAGGTGGTGGAGTAA
- the LOC126863961 gene encoding eukaryotic peptide chain release factor GTP-binding subunit ERF3A isoform X2, which produces MANSVAPDSWEQQADNGDIGPPQDKSIESKFSTLNVNAAEFVPSFCINSSPQNSNTADSSCNVAVMMNSVTTSMPPEIHHGNTTPVVLPDPVGNRVEEPPAGGGAPPPNVTDQMNTSPEHQPADSWEEAAVDGDPLLTPENEEAENEEDEEMVVKIPKKKPVKVTEDTKSKKEHVNVVFIGHVDAGKSTIGGQIMALTGMVDKRTLEKYEREAKERSRETWYLSWALDTNQEEREKGKTVEVGRAYFETERKHFTILDAPGHKSFVPNMIGGAAQADLAVLVISARKGEFETGFDRGGQTREHAMLAKTAGVKHLVVLVNKMDDPTVEWDERRYNECRDKILPYLRKLGFNPAKDLTFMPVSGQLGYGLKDPIPEHLCTWYTGPPFISFIDSLPSLNRKNNGPFIMPIVDKYKDMGTVVMGKVEAGEAKKGQSLLVMPNRTAVTVDQLWSDDEEVTSVGPGENVKIKLKGIEEEDVSPGFVLCDSNNPIKTGKVFDAQVVILEHKSIICAGYSAVMHIHCAAEEVRVKALICLVDKKTGDKSKTRPRFVKQDQVAIMRIECAGVICLERFKLFPQMGRFTLRDENKTIAIGKVLKVVE; this is translated from the exons ATGGCGAACAGTGTAGCACCAGATTCATGGGAACAGCAGGCGGATAACGGAGACATCGGTCCACCACAGGATAAGTCCATCGAAAGCAAATTTTCCACTCTGAATGTAAATGCTGCGGAATTCGTGCCTTCTTTCTGCATTAATTCTTCACCGCAGAACAGTAATACGGCCGACAGTTCCTGCAATGTTGCTGTCATGATGAATTCTGTAACCACTTCTATGCCTCCTGAAATACATCATG GTAATACTACGCCAGTAGTTCTACCAGATCCAGTGGGCAATCGTGTGGAGGAACCACCTGCTGGAGGAGGGGCTCCACCTCCGAATGTTACCGATCAAATGAATACTAGCCCAGAACATCAACCAGCTGATTCATGGGAAGAAGCAGCGGTAGATGGCGATCCTCTTTTAACTCCTGAAAATGAAGAA GCTGAAAACGAAGAGGATGAAGAAATGGTTGTTAAAATCCCTAAGAAAAAGCCTGTTAAAGTAACGGAAGATACTAAGAGTAAAAAGGAACATGTTAACGTAGTTTTTATTGGGCACGTTG ATGCAGGAAAATCAACGATCGGAGGCCAGATTATGGCATTGACAGGAATGGTTGATAAAAGAACTTTAGAAAAGTACGAAAGAGAAGCGAAAGAAAGGAGTAGAGAGACTTGGTATCTGAGTTGGGCTCTAGATACGAACCAAGAAGAACGAGAGAAAGGGAAGACTGTGGAAGTCGGTAGAGCGTATTTTGAAACCGAGCGAAAGCATTTCACAATTTTAGATGCGCCTGGTCATAAGAGTTTTGTACCTAATATGATTGGCGGAGCTGCACAAGCTGATCTCGCGGTGTTAGTTATTTCTGCGCGGAAAGGAGAATTCGAAACCGGTTTCGATAGAGGCGGTCAAACAAGGGAACATGCGATGCTGGCTAAAACTGCTGGTGTTAAACATCTGGTTGTGCTAGTGAATAAAATGGATGACCCAACCGTAGAGTGGGATGAAAGAAGATACAACGAGTGCAG GGATAAAATATTACCATACCTCCGTAAATTGGGATTTAATCCTGCTAAAGATCTTACGTTCATGCCAGTCTCAGGACAGCTTGGTTACGGTTTGAAAGATCCGATACCAGAACATCTTTGTACATGGTACACTGGTCCGCCATTTATATCCTTCATCGATTCCCTACCTTCGCttaatcgtaaaaataatgggCCTTTCATCATGCCCATTGTtgataaatataaagatatgGGAACAGTGGTAATGGGAAAGGTCGAGGCTGGAGAAGCGAAAAAAGGACAATCGCTACTTGTTATGCCGAATAGG ACGGCAGTGACGGTAGATCAGTTGTGGTCCGATGACGAAGAAGTGACATCGGTTGGACCTGGCGAGAACGtaaagattaaattaaaagGCATCGAAGAAGAAGACGTAAGCCCTGGATTTGTTCTTTGTGACAGCAACAATCCGATAAAAACAGGAAAAGTGTTCGACGCTCAAGTTGTAATTTTGGAGCATAAGAGCATTATCTGCGCTGGCTATAGTGCTGTGATGCACATTCACTGTGCAGCGGAAGAAGTTAGAGTGAAAGCATTGATCTGTTTGGTCGACAAAAAGACTGGGGATAAAAGTAAAACCAGGCCGAGGTTCGTCAAACAGGATCAAGTGGCAATAATGAGAATCGAATGCGCAGGTGTCATTTGCCTTGAAAGATTTAAGCTATTTCCACAGATGGGACGTTTCACCCTTAGGGATGAAA ATAAGACTATTGCAATTGGCAAGGTGCTGAAGGTGGTGGAGTAA
- the LOC126863959 gene encoding acyl-CoA synthetase short-chain family member 3, mitochondrial, protein MSHGRISSEMSFQSLIANSKDLQNSDGSDYIVNPHHIPCPRYDEAYKESLENPERFWGEVARCIDWSKPWDKVLDNSKQPFTKWFVGGELNACYNAVDRHVLAGNGDKVALIHDSPQISTIRKVTYNELLDKTSLLAGALADMGVGEGDAVIIYMPLIPETIIAILATTRLGAVHSVVFGGFAANELAVRINHAKPKVVIAASCGLEPSKIVKYTDMLNSAMKIISVKRPRCIVFQRRNIWQSALSEDQYDWDDVMDRSKPRACQPVEANAPLYILYTSGTTGQPKGILRSVGGHLVAVCWTMKTVYGMDKDSVWWVASDMGWVVGHSYICYGPLLYGATSVMYEGKPDRTPDAAQYFRVIDQHRVNALFCVPTALRVIRRVDPDLLLGRKYSMQCLKTVFVAGEFCDYKTKTWAEKAFKVPILNNWWQSETGHPITALCLDYGHNPGLPKYSTGLPIPGYHIDILRENSSEAEARELGRIAIKLPLPPGCISTLYQDDDRFEEIYFSTYPGYYDTMDVGYKDEFGYVYVMARDDDVINVAGHRLSTSALEDVVLAHPDIVDAAVVGVPDPTKGEIPLCLYIMKEEAMRNEKQINEELVARVRNLIGPIASFKTAAAVRALPRTRSGKLIRKSIANLARSKLVKISSTVEDASVYVEIKEVLRKLGYAKLAPDPQ, encoded by the exons ATGTCTCACGGTCGGATCTCGAGCGAGATGAGTTTCCAATCGTTGATCGCCAATTCGAAAGATCTACAAAACAGCGATGGATCAG ATTACATCGTCAATCCCCATCACATTCCCTGTCCGAGGTACGACGAAGCTTACAAGGAATCCTTGGAGAATCCTGAACGTTTTTGGGGAGAAGTGGCGCGGTGCATAGATTGGAGCAAACCTTGGGACAAGGTGCTGGATAACTCTAAACAACCGTTTACGAAATG GTTCGTAGGCGGAGAATTGAACGCCTGTTACAATGCGGTGGATCGACACGTTCTCGCTGGAAATGGGGACAAAGTGGCATTGATTCACGACAGTCCTCAAATATCGACGATTCGCAAAGTAACGTACAACGAGCTTTTGGACAAAACGTCCCTGTTGGCTGGAGCGCTGGCCGATATGGGCGTGGGCGAGGGCGACGCGGTCATCATCTACATGCCCTTGATTCCCGAAACTATAATAGCGATTTTGGCGACTACGCGACTCGGCGCGGTTCACTCCGTCGTATTTGGCG GATTCGCGGCGAACGAATTGGCCGTCAGAATAAATCACGCGAAGCCAAAGGTGGTGATCGCGGCCAGCTGTGGCCTGGAACCGTCGAAAATCGTCAA ATACACCGACATGTTAAACAGCGCTATGAAGATTATCTCGGTGAAGAGGCCACGATGCATCGTATTTCAAAGAAGAAACATCTGGCAGAGTGCTCTTTCGGAGGATCAGTACGATTGGGACGACGTGATGGATAGATCGAAACCTCGTGCGTGTCAGCCTGTCGAGGCAAACGCGCCATTGTACATTCTGTACACCTCGGGAACAACAG GTCAACCGAAAGGGATTTTGAGATCGGTCGGTGGCCATTTGGTTGCCGTTTGTTGGACGATGAAAACAGTTTATGGTATGGACAAGGATTCCGTTTGGTGGGTAGCCTCGGATATGGGATGGGTGGTCGGACATTCTTACATCTGTTACGGACCTCTGCTCTATGGTGCCACCAGCGTGATGTACGAGGGAAAACCCGATAGGACACCGGATGCAGCGCAATACTTTAG GGTGATCGATCAGCACCGTGTGAACGCATTGTTTTGCGTGCCCACTGCGCTGCGCGTTATAAGACGCGTCGATCCGGATCTGTTGCTGGGTCGAAAATATTCCATGCAGTG TTTGAAGACCGTATTCGTTGCTGGAGAATTCTGCGACTACAAGACGAAAACGTGGGCAGAGAAAGCGTTCAAGGTACCGATTCTCAACAATTGGTGGCAATCGGAAACTGGACACCCTATTACGGCATTGTGTCTCGATTACGGGCACAATCCTGGTTTACCGAAATATAGTACCGGTCTTCCGATTCCCGGCTATCATA TCGACATACTACGAGAAAACAGCAGCGAGGCGGAAGCGCGTGAATTAGGTAGAATCGCCATAAAATTACCATTACCGCCCGGCTGCATATCCACGCTCTACCAAGACGACGACAGATTCgaggaaatatatttttccacgtatCCA GGTTACTACGACACCATGGACGTTGGCTATAAAGACGAATTCGGCTACGTTTATGTGATGGCACGCGACGATGACGTTATCAACGTTGCCGGCCACAGATTATCCACCTCCGCCCTCGAGGACGTCGTGTTGGCTCATCCAGATATCGTAGACGCGGCTGTAGTCGGCGTTCCAGATCCGACCAAAGGAGAAATACCTTTGTGTCTTTATATAATGAAAGAAG AAGCGATGAGAAACGAAAAACAGATTAACGAGGAATTGGTGGCGCGAGTAAGAAACTTGATCGGTCCCATAGCATCTTTTAAAACAGCTGCAGCCGTGAGAGCGTTACCTCGAACACGTTCGggaaaattgattcgtaaatCTATCGCTAATTTAGCTCGATCGAAGCTGGTAAAG ATTTCAAGTACAGTGGAAGATGCATCGGTATACGTCGAAATCAAGGAAGTACTTCGGAAACTCGGTTACGCTAAATTAGCACCGGATCCTCAATAA